AGTTTTTTGCGTCTCGATTGCGCTTCAGTTCGAGAAGACAATGGTTGCCGGCGTAATTCATAATCCGCTTCTCGGCGAGACATTTTCAGCAGGAACCGGGATGGGAACAAGGTTGAATGGCAAGAGGGTTGTCGTCTCGAAGACCCGGCTTCTCACCAATAGCCTCCTTGCGACCGGCTTCCCATATGATTTACGGAAGCACGCCAACGAATACCTCAGGGTCTTCTGTGATATGGCGGTCCGGGCAAGAGCTGTTAGAAGAGCAGGCTCCGCGGCCCTCGACCTTGCCTATCTGGCGTGCGGCAGATTCGACGGATTCTGGGAGATGAAACTGAAGCCCTGGGACATTGCTGCAGGAGCCCTCATGGTGAAAGAGGCAGGCGGCAGAACCACAGACTATGACGGCTGCAGATTCGACCTGAGGAAAGGTAGCCTCGCAGCATCAAATGGTAGAATTCATCGGGAACTGCTGGCAGCGCTCGAGTTGACTAAGCGTATGCGGCGTTCTTGATTTCTTCCGTGGATCCCGTGGAAACTCCCCTCGCTATTCTTCGATGGTGATCTTGCCCGAGCTTCTTCTCTTCCGTATCTCCTCGACGACGATTTCGTCCGGACTCTTTCCGGGCGCAATGACAATGTTGAGAAGCGCAAGCCTGAAAACCTCATCAATTCTCTCTACGAAGGAGACCTGCATCTTCTCTCTTATCTCCGCCGGGATCTCTTCGAGGTCTTTCTCATTCTCTTTCGGGACAATCACGGAGCTTATCCCGACTCTGTGAGCCGCAAGCATCTTTTCCTTGAGCCCGCCGACTCCAAGAATCCTTCCCCTGAGTGTAATCTCACCCGTCATTGCGATGTCGTTTCTCACCGGTTTCTCGCTCAGTGCAGAGGCAATGGCAAGACAGGTAGTTATGCCGGAAGATGGACCATCCTTCGGGACTGCTCCCTGGGGAAAGTGAACATGAACGTCGTAGTCGCTGAAGTTCGACTGATCAATCTCAAGAAAATCCGCCCTTGACCTCACATAGCTGTAGGCGGCCTGCACAGATTCCTTCATAATTTCGCCAAGCTGACCTGTGATGACGAGCTTTCCGGAACCATGCATCTTGAGCGCTTCGACCAGGAGCAGGGAGCCGCCTGTTCCTGTCCATGCAAGTCCGGTCGCAACTCCAACCTCTGGTTCAGATTCACCCCTCTCTCTCAGGTAGGGTGGCGCTCCGAGAAGAGTTTCAACATCTTTTGAAGTCACATCCCACGGCCCCTTCTCTCCCAGCGCCTTTCTTTTCACATATTTCCTGAGGAGAAAATCGACTTGTCTTACAAGCTCTCTTACTCCGGCCTCATTCGTGTAGAGTTCGATAATCTTTTCCAACGCGTCATTGGAAAGTCTGATCTCATCCTGGGAAAGCCCTTGAAGAACCGCTCTCCTGGGGATGATGAATCTCTTTGCGATTTCAAACTTCTCAGTGTCTGTATAGCCGGGGAGTTCTATTGTCTCCATGAGCTCAAGCAGCGCCTCGGGAATAAACTCGGCAATATTGGCGCTGGCCATGAAAAGCACCCTGGAAAGGTCATAGGGGATTCCCAGGTAATTGTCCACAAATGACGAGTTAGACTCCGGATTCAGGGCTTCAAAAAGCGCGGCCCACGGTTCCCCGATTGTCCCCTCGCTCCTTACTCTGTCCACCTCATCGAGCATGAAAACCGGGTTGTTCGTCTCGGCGCCCCTCAACGCTCTTATTATCTTGCCGGGCTGTGAGCCAGGCAGAGTTTTCCTCTCGCCTCTTATTTCTGCCTCGTCTGTAACGCCTCCAACATTCACCCTCAAGAAAGGCCTGTTCAAGGCGCGCGCCACCGATTCGGAAAGAGAAGTCTTTGCAGTTCCGGGCGGACCGACAAAACAAAGAATGGACGGTGTGACATCTTTTCTGAGCTTTCGCACGGCGAGATACTCTACTATCCTCTCCTTCACCTTCTCCATCCCGTAATGGTCCTCGTTGAGGATCTCTTCAACTTTCTTGAGGTCTATCTCCTCGGGAAGCTCTTTCCCCCACGGGAGTGAAAGCACCCAGTCAAGGTAATTCTTCACCGGGCCGTATTCAGTGGAACTGGGAGGAATTGTCCTCAGCTTCTGAATTTCACTGGCGAGGTACTTCTTGCTTGGCTGGGAGATTGAAAGCTCGGCCAGCTTCTTTCTGAGCAACTCTATTTCTGATTCCTGCGGCTCATCTTCTCCCAGTTCTTTCCTGATGGTCTTGAGCTCTTCTCTCAGGAAACGCTCTCTATCAGTCTTCTTGATTCTCAGCTTTGCGTCTTTTGTTATGCCGGCAAGGACACGCCTCTTCTCGAAAACGTTTTCAAGCACTTCCCGGACCACTTCAAGCCTCTCGACGACATCAAGGCTCGAAAGTGTTCTCTGCTTTCCCTCAAGCTCGAAGTCGATGGCAGTAGCCACGAAGTCAGCAAATGTTCCGGGCTCCGCCGCATTCATGCTTAATGTGTGGACAAGCTCCCGGGGATAGGCACGGTCCACTTCCACAAGATTCCTTGCAAGCTGAATTATCTTCTCAACAAGGACTGAAGCCTGTGAAGGGTCACTGACGGTCTCCTTCAGGCATTCTACCTTTGCCTCAAGGTAGGGCTCAGTTTTGACGTACTCGACTATGGCAATTCTTCTCAAGCCCTCAAGAGCTACCTGAACCGTGCCGGAAGGCATATTCACCAGCCTGATCACTCTTGCAGCAATGCCTATCTTCTCTATCTCCTCGGGCTCAGGTTTACCTGAATTCATTCTCCGGGAGAGGAAAATCCCAACTATTTCCTCGGGCTTGGAGTGTTCCCTGATAAGTCTCAAGTTTCTTTCAAAACCCACCTGCACAGTTGCGACTCCAAGGGGAAAAAGCACCGTGCTCATAAGCGGCAGGATCGGAAGGACTTCTGGAATCGAGGATTCAAGTATGTCTGCGCTTTTGCCGCGCCAGAACTTCTCCAATGTCATGACAGGTCTCGTTTTCTTCCGTGCATAGTACGTCATAACAGATACTACCCCTTGGCTGGAATTTCAATCCAAAACTGTAAGGGCCTGCAAAAGTGGAAGTTTCGCCCTAATCTATCGGAAGAATACTGGAAAACATGGGGAGGAAAAGCTGGACGCCATTAGAGCAGGGTTTCAACCTCTTCTCTGATTTCTTTCCTGATTTCTTTTTTCTCCGCCTCTCTCCCGTCGAACTGAACCGACACGACGGTGGACACACCTGGCTCAGCCATCGTTACTCCATAAAGCCGGTCAGCCACCTCCATCGTCCTTTTGTTGTGAGTTATGACGATGAACTGGGTGTTCTTGCAGAAGAGCTTGAGAAGACTCGTGAATCTGTCAATGTTGGCGTCGTCAAGCGGCGCGTCCACTTCATCGAGGATGCAGAATGGGGAGGATTTCACCAAATAGAGACCGAGGAGAAACGCTATTGCCGTAAGAGCCTTTTCTCCCCCTGAGAGAAGATCCAGGCGCTGGAGCACTTTCCCCCTTGGTCTCGCCACAACTTCAATCTCGGCCTCGAGCGGATCCTCTCCGACGAGTATGAGCTCGGCGTTACCACCCTCAAAGAGCGTCGAAAACACCTGGGAGAAGTTTTGCCCAGCCGTCTGAAACGTCTCCATGAAAAGCTTCCGTGCAGTCTCATTTATTGTATTGATCACGTCGAGCAGTTTTTCTTTGGCCTCGACAAGATCCGTCCTCTGACTGTCAAGGAACCCAAGTCTCTGCTTCTTCGCGTCAAACTCATCAACTGCAAGAAGATTTACAGGTCCGAGCGCCTTGAATCGTCCTTTCAGGAACTCATACCTCCTCGACAGCCCCTCCTCGGTTATTTCCTCAGCGGCCTCGGAGGATGAAGAAGAGCCCGTAACAGCCGGCTCCACCTCAGCTTCTTGGCCGGAGCCAAGTCCCTCCTGGACATGGCCGTGGCTTTGCTCCGCCGGCCAGCTCACATCGATGCCAAACTCCGAGAGGGCTGACTCCTTGAGAGCTCTACTCTCGGTCCTCACCTCAAGCAGTCCAAGTTCGATCCAGTGGACCCTCTTTATAAGACTGTCCACCTCTCCTCGCGCTGATTTCACTTCCGACTCTTTGAGGCCCACGCTGATCTGTGTTTCTTTATGAGTCTTTTCTATCTCAGAAAGAAGGGATTCACATTCTTCCTTCTTCTTGCGCGCCTCCTCCCCACCGACGCCAAGTTCCACAGCCCTCTTCTCTATTTCCAGAAGCGACGACTCAAGCTCCCTGCCTTCGATTTCTTCCTGCTCACGCTCCCTCAAGAGCCCCTCTCTGAGCCGCTCGATCCTCTCTATCGATGAAGTAAGCTCCTTGGATCTCGAAGCAACCCTTACCCACGACATCTTCTTTTCACCAACTGCCTCCTGAACCTCCTCTTTCTTCAGCTCGAACTCTTTGACATCAAGGGCTGCCTGTGTGAGAGCGGCCTCATCTTCCTTGTTTCCAGTTTCCAGGGAGAGGAGCTCAGACCTGAGCAGAGAGGCCCTTCCCTCAAGCTCACCGATTTCCCCCTGCGCAACCCTTGAATTCTCCTCGACTTCATCAATCTTCCTTTGAATGTGGTCGACTTGAGAGGTGAGGTTGTGATACTCCTTTTCCATCTGAAGGAGAGCCTCCATTGCGACCGAGAGCACCACTTCAAGCTCACTCGTCTCACGATTGAGCACTTCCTTCTCGATCTCTTCTTCGAGGATCCGGGCTCTCATGCCTTCCAGGAGCCTTGTGCACTCCGTCTTTTCTACCTCAAGCCTCTTCAGTTCGTCCTTTCTTTCCAGGAATCCTTCCAGCTTCTCTCCTCCGGAGATGTGCCCCTTCGCCGAGATGAATTCTCCATCCAGAGTGACGAGTCTTATGTCCTCTGAACCTTCAGCATCTGCAATCCTGGTGGCTGTCTGTCTGTTCTCGACAATCAGAACACCGTTCAGCAGGAAATTGAGCACACCCTGGAGCTCGCTGCCGGCCCTCACCTTCTCAACAGCAGCGCCCAGAACGCCGGGCTCTCTGAGAATCCAGTCCGGCGGATTCTTCTTCTGAACATTACGCAGCGTCTGAAGGGGAAGAAACGTGACCTTCCCTGCTTTCTTCGAGGAGAGCCAGTCCATGCAGGAGAATGCATCGCCTGCAGTCTGAGTCACAACATACTGGAGAGAATTCCCAAGCGCTGCCTCAAGCGCATCAAGGAGACCGTGCTCAACTTCGATGAGGTTGGCCACAACACCCACAAGTCCAGGATGCTGGTTTTCCAGCATAAGCCTTCTGACCCCGGTCTCGTATCCCTCAAAAGATGCATTGAGCTCCCTGAGTGTCTCCAATCTGGAGGACACACCGGCAAGCTCTTCTCCCTTCTTCCTCTCTTCTATCCTCTGCGTCCTAAGCGACTCATCAATTCCAATAAGCTTCTCTCTTGAAGAGACTATCTTTGAGCGAAGCTCATCGACATGGCTCCGCTTGGATTCCACATTATCTTTGAGCCCGAGCCGAAGTGACTCTGTCTCATCAAGCTGTACCTTCAGGGATACTTTCTCATCTGCAAGGCGGGAAGCAGTATCCGACAGCGAAGAGAGTCTGGAGGTGCTTCTTTCAAGCTCGGCCCTCTTCTGAACTGTGGCCTGGAAGCTCTCGAGGACGGTTTTTCTTGCCTCCTCTTCGACATTTCTCCTCTTGAAGAGTATGGAATCCACCTCGGCCAGAACGGCTTCGAGGCCCCTCAGCTCTTCTGCTTCCCTTGCGAGATTCGCCTCGGCCTCAAGGCTTGCCTTCTCCACCTCTTCGCCATCGATCCTTGTCTCTTCAAGCTTCGCATCTATTCGTTCCCTGGATCTGACTCCTTCCTGAAGTCTCTCCAGTATTCCACCCTTTCTTGCATCCAGAACCATGATCTCTCTAACGATTTCTTCCAGCTCGCGCTCGCGGGCATTGAGTTCAAACTGGGTCTTTCTGAGCTCTGTCTCACCCTTGAGAGACTCGACTCTCAGTTCCTCGCAATCTGCCTCCATCTTGAGAAGAGATGCGGCAAGGTGATCTCTCTTTTCCTTTTCTTTCTCCTCATCCTGAGAAAGTTCCTTTTCTTTGAGCGAAAGCCGGCCCATCTTCATGACGCCGAGC
The sequence above is drawn from the Candidatus Eisenbacteria bacterium genome and encodes:
- a CDS encoding inositol monophosphatase family protein — translated: MNVLDIPELVMAGELVKKKAVSTKEMAGFLKVATSVAVQAGEILAKNFGKTQKVELKGEIDLVTDIDRRSQEFIVGKLGKAFPDHSIMAEEALFEKKHSQYLWIIDPLDGTTNYAHGFPVFCVSIALQFEKTMVAGVIHNPLLGETFSAGTGMGTRLNGKRVVVSKTRLLTNSLLATGFPYDLRKHANEYLRVFCDMAVRARAVRRAGSAALDLAYLACGRFDGFWEMKLKPWDIAAGALMVKEAGGRTTDYDGCRFDLRKGSLAASNGRIHRELLAALELTKRMRRS
- the lon gene encoding endopeptidase La; the protein is MTLEKFWRGKSADILESSIPEVLPILPLMSTVLFPLGVATVQVGFERNLRLIREHSKPEEIVGIFLSRRMNSGKPEPEEIEKIGIAARVIRLVNMPSGTVQVALEGLRRIAIVEYVKTEPYLEAKVECLKETVSDPSQASVLVEKIIQLARNLVEVDRAYPRELVHTLSMNAAEPGTFADFVATAIDFELEGKQRTLSSLDVVERLEVVREVLENVFEKRRVLAGITKDAKLRIKKTDRERFLREELKTIRKELGEDEPQESEIELLRKKLAELSISQPSKKYLASEIQKLRTIPPSSTEYGPVKNYLDWVLSLPWGKELPEEIDLKKVEEILNEDHYGMEKVKERIVEYLAVRKLRKDVTPSILCFVGPPGTAKTSLSESVARALNRPFLRVNVGGVTDEAEIRGERKTLPGSQPGKIIRALRGAETNNPVFMLDEVDRVRSEGTIGEPWAALFEALNPESNSSFVDNYLGIPYDLSRVLFMASANIAEFIPEALLELMETIELPGYTDTEKFEIAKRFIIPRRAVLQGLSQDEIRLSNDALEKIIELYTNEAGVRELVRQVDFLLRKYVKRKALGEKGPWDVTSKDVETLLGAPPYLRERGESEPEVGVATGLAWTGTGGSLLLVEALKMHGSGKLVITGQLGEIMKESVQAAYSYVRSRADFLEIDQSNFSDYDVHVHFPQGAVPKDGPSSGITTCLAIASALSEKPVRNDIAMTGEITLRGRILGVGGLKEKMLAAHRVGISSVIVPKENEKDLEEIPAEIREKMQVSFVERIDEVFRLALLNIVIAPGKSPDEIVVEEIRKRRSSGKITIEE
- the smc gene encoding chromosome segregation protein SMC; translation: MFLKKLKVVGFKSFNKKLELEFGPGITAIVGPNGCGKSNIVDSIRWVLGEQSAKTLRGHEMEDVIFNGTVQRKPLGMADVSLTISNTRNILPVEYSEVEIGRRVFRSGESEYSLNRNTCRLKDIRDLFLDTGMGVQAYSIIERDMVESILADSGGARRFLLDEASGIMKYKVRRKEALGKLSLTEQDIIRVNDIIGELEKEVRSLRRQVGKARRYKRLEEELKRVGIALGVMKMGRLSLKEKELSQDEEKEKEKRDHLAASLLKMEADCEELRVESLKGETELRKTQFELNARERELEEIVREIMVLDARKGGILERLQEGVRSRERIDAKLEETRIDGEEVEKASLEAEANLAREAEELRGLEAVLAEVDSILFKRRNVEEEARKTVLESFQATVQKRAELERSTSRLSSLSDTASRLADEKVSLKVQLDETESLRLGLKDNVESKRSHVDELRSKIVSSREKLIGIDESLRTQRIEERKKGEELAGVSSRLETLRELNASFEGYETGVRRLMLENQHPGLVGVVANLIEVEHGLLDALEAALGNSLQYVVTQTAGDAFSCMDWLSSKKAGKVTFLPLQTLRNVQKKNPPDWILREPGVLGAAVEKVRAGSELQGVLNFLLNGVLIVENRQTATRIADAEGSEDIRLVTLDGEFISAKGHISGGEKLEGFLERKDELKRLEVEKTECTRLLEGMRARILEEEIEKEVLNRETSELEVVLSVAMEALLQMEKEYHNLTSQVDHIQRKIDEVEENSRVAQGEIGELEGRASLLRSELLSLETGNKEDEAALTQAALDVKEFELKKEEVQEAVGEKKMSWVRVASRSKELTSSIERIERLREGLLREREQEEIEGRELESSLLEIEKRAVELGVGGEEARKKKEECESLLSEIEKTHKETQISVGLKESEVKSARGEVDSLIKRVHWIELGLLEVRTESRALKESALSEFGIDVSWPAEQSHGHVQEGLGSGQEAEVEPAVTGSSSSSEAAEEITEEGLSRRYEFLKGRFKALGPVNLLAVDEFDAKKQRLGFLDSQRTDLVEAKEKLLDVINTINETARKLFMETFQTAGQNFSQVFSTLFEGGNAELILVGEDPLEAEIEVVARPRGKVLQRLDLLSGGEKALTAIAFLLGLYLVKSSPFCILDEVDAPLDDANIDRFTSLLKLFCKNTQFIVITHNKRTMEVADRLYGVTMAEPGVSTVVSVQFDGREAEKKEIRKEIREEVETLL